From Ananas comosus cultivar F153 linkage group 2, ASM154086v1, whole genome shotgun sequence:
GTTACACAGGTTTGAAGGGACCAATGTTCGTTTTTTGGATCATCGAATCTCAGTTCCCATTATGAGGTGAGAGTATGGAGAGACCTTCACGGACTCGCATGGTTAGTGACACATTTTGTAAACTGCTATTTGATACATTATTTTACATATGAAAACTCCCAATACAACCGCACCAAAATCGGatattatttgttaaaaaaaaaaaaaaagaagaagaaatattaACATCAGTACAGCAAAATCTTGTTTGTTTCAACACCGTAGTCACGAGATTTGGTTATTCCAACTTCCATTCACAAACATACGAAGATTGGCTTTTCGACTTATTAGTGATCTAAATCCAAAAATCTCTACAACACTGCTTTATATATCCAACGGTATTCCAACGGTCACTTCCGttcccctctcctcttcttccacctctctctctctccccattcTTAATTCCTAACCAAACCCAAATGGCTTCATCAGCGACACTCCCTTTCTCCGTAATCCCTCCACCCACCATCACCACCTCCTCACCGAAACCCCCTCCGCCGCAAAACCCCAACCTCTCCGTCCTCCGCCTCTGCACCCACCTCCGCGAGGCCACCCAAGTCCATGCCCTCATGATCAAAACCTCCCAATCCTCCGACCCCTACTCCGCGGGGCGCCTCGCCGAATTCTACGCCGTCTCCCCCGGCGGAAGCCTCGACTTCGCCGCGAAGCTCCTCGACACATTCCGAGACCACCCACCGCCCATGTTCATATACAACACCTTAATGCGAGGGTACCTTCTCAAAAACCATCCCCTGCAATCCCTTCATCTCTTCCGCGAATTGCTCCTTGCGTCGGCCGAGCCCGATCACTTCTCGTTCACTTTCGCACTCAAAGCTTGCACCCAAATTCACGCTCTTCGCGCCGGAATGCAGCTCCACGCCCATGCAATCAAGCGCGGGATCGATTCGAATGCCCATGCGCGCAACAAACTGATCCATTTATATGCAGTGTGCGGTGTCGTGCGCGATGCTCGCAAGGTGTTTGATGGAATTACTGAACTGGACTTGGTTGCGTGGAACAGCATGCTTGAAGGTTATGCTGATAACAAGGATGGGGACTCTCTCCATGAGCTGTTTGATAGAATGCCGGCTCGAGATGTGGTCTCTTGGAATACGCTGATGGCGTATTATATTGAGATGGGCGAGTTTGAGGAGGCGGTGGATACATTCCGATCGATGCAGGAGAGTGGGGAATGTTGCCCTAATCGCGTGACTTTGGTTAGCGTGCTATCCGCTATCACCCATTTGGGTGCGCTCGGTCAAGGCTTATGGGCACACGCCTATATAAACAGAAACCAAATTGAGCTCGATGAGAACCTAAGTTCTTCGTTGATTAATATGTATTCTAAATGCGGGTGTATTGAGGGTGCAGTGTATACATTTCATGCTACGAATCGTAAGAGTGTGGATACTTGGAATGCTATGATATCGGGTTTCACAGCAAACGGCCACAGCTTAAAAGCCGTCGAGGTTTTCTCCACCATGGAATCTTCCAAAGTGGGGCCGAACAAGATTACCTTTGCTTGTGTGTTAAATGCTTGTAGCCATGGAGGATTAATTGACGAAGGAATGAGGAATTTTAGGAAAATGACTGAAATTTACAGGATCGAGCCCGACATTGGACATTATGGTTGCATGGTGGATCTTTTTACCCGTGCGGGCTTGTTCGATAAGGCTGAAGAGTTGATCCAAACCATGCCATTTGAACCCGATTCTGTGATGTGGAAAGCCATACTCGGGGCCTGTAGGATTCATAAGAACTTTATGCTGGGTGAGAAGGCCGGACTTAGGCTCATTGAGGTGGCCCCAAATGATAATGCTAGTTATGTACTATTATCGAACATATATGCGTTATCGAGTAACTGGCGTGGGGTACATAAGGTGAGAAAGATGATGTCCGATAAAGGGATTAAGAAAATACCAGGGTGTAGTTCTATTGAACTAGATGGTGTGGTTCATGAATTCATTGCAGGAGATAATGGTCATCCAAGGAAGAGAGAGATTTATGAGATGTTAAGTGAGATGGGGGA
This genomic window contains:
- the LOC109706525 gene encoding pentatricopeptide repeat-containing protein At5g48910-like, translated to MASSATLPFSVIPPPTITTSSPKPPPPQNPNLSVLRLCTHLREATQVHALMIKTSQSSDPYSAGRLAEFYAVSPGGSLDFAAKLLDTFRDHPPPMFIYNTLMRGYLLKNHPLQSLHLFRELLLASAEPDHFSFTFALKACTQIHALRAGMQLHAHAIKRGIDSNAHARNKLIHLYAVCGVVRDARKVFDGITELDLVAWNSMLEGYADNKDGDSLHELFDRMPARDVVSWNTLMAYYIEMGEFEEAVDTFRSMQESGECCPNRVTLVSVLSAITHLGALGQGLWAHAYINRNQIELDENLSSSLINMYSKCGCIEGAVYTFHATNRKSVDTWNAMISGFTANGHSLKAVEVFSTMESSKVGPNKITFACVLNACSHGGLIDEGMRNFRKMTEIYRIEPDIGHYGCMVDLFTRAGLFDKAEELIQTMPFEPDSVMWKAILGACRIHKNFMLGEKAGLRLIEVAPNDNASYVLLSNIYALSSNWRGVHKVRKMMSDKGIKKIPGCSSIELDGVVHEFIAGDNGHPRKREIYEMLSEMGEKLKLKGYEADTTQVLLDIEEEEVKENSLALHSEKLAIAFGLISTSPGTTIRIVKNLRVCGDCHAAIKLLSMIYDRDIIVRDANRFHHFREGSCSCMDYW